Proteins from a genomic interval of Salvelinus alpinus chromosome 7, SLU_Salpinus.1, whole genome shotgun sequence:
- the cnot7 gene encoding CCR4-NOT transcription complex subunit 7 isoform X2 — MPAATVDHSQRICEVWADNLDEELKRIRQVIRKYNYIAMDTEFPGVVARPIGEFRSNADYQYQLLRCNVDLLKIIQLGLTFMNEQGEYPPGTSTWQFNFKFNLTEDMYAQDSIELLTTSGIQFKKHEEEGIETLYLAELLMTSGVVLCEGVKWLSFHSGYDFGYLIKILSNSNLPEEEVDFFEILRLFFPIIYDVKYLMKSCKNLKGGLQEVAEQLELERIGPQHQAGSDSLLTGMAFFKMREIQT; from the exons ATGCCCGCGGCTACTGTGGATCATAGCCAAAGAATATGTGAGGTTTGGGCTGACAACCTGGATGAAGAACTCAAAAGGATCCGCCAGGTCATTCGAAAATACAACTACATTGCCATG GACACAGAGTTTCCAGGTGTAGTTGCGAGACCGATTGGAGAGTTCAGAAGCAATGCTGACTACCAGTACCAGTTACTGCGATGTAATGTAGACTTGCTAAAGATTATCCAGCTGGGCCTTACCTTTATGAATGAACAGGGTGAATATCCACCGGGAACTTCAACATGGCAGTTCAATTTTAAGTTTAACCTCAC GGAGGACATGTATGCACAGGACTCCATCGAGCTCTTGACAACATCAGGCATCCAGTTCAAGAAACACGAGGAGGAGGGGATCGAGACATTGTACTTGGCTGAACTGCTCATGACCTCAGGGGTGGTGCTCTGTGAGGGCGTCAAGTGGCTTTCTTTCCACAG TGGCTATGACTTTGGCTATCTGATCAAGATTCTGTCCAACTCTAACCTGCCCGAAGAGGAAGTGGACTTCTTTGAGATCCTTCGCCTGTTCTTCCCCATCATATATGATGTCAAGTACCTCATGAAGAGCTGCAAAAACCTCAAG GGTGGGCTACAGGAAGTGGCAGAACAGCTGGAGCTGGAGAGGATTGGCCCCCAGCACCAAGCTGGCTCAGACTCACTACTGACAGGCATGGCATTCTTCAAGATGAGAGAG